One genomic region from Esox lucius isolate fEsoLuc1 chromosome 24, fEsoLuc1.pri, whole genome shotgun sequence encodes:
- the epdl1 gene encoding ependymin-like 1, with amino-acid sequence MRTLVLLACLAAGCLAQAPKPCRSPPLLSGALSVSNVKFYAFAKYTYDALGERIRFKELGSYENKTFGIDALLLFREGIMYTIYHGNKTCRKERLKKEDFHPMEIPGDATLLGQVILGSSSGPGQGLLVNTWYGEHVTPTGGKDKWMTTFTEFGCIPVSTTYYTEKTDWVLTTFFNIVVGIDDPQEFIPPTFCQKAQLDETAEAADFYSLFKNIKN; translated from the exons ATGAGGACCTTGGTGTTGTTGGCTTGCCTGGCAGCGGGATGCCTCGCTCAGGCACCTAAACCCTGCA GGTCTCCACCTCTCCTGAGCGGAGCCCTCTCCGTG TCAAACGTCAAGTTTTATGCCTTTGCCAAATACACCTATGACGCGTTGGGGGAGCGTATTCGCTTTAAGGAGTTGGGCTCCTATGAGAACAAGACATTTGGCATTGATGCCCTTCTGCTCTTCAGAGAG GGTATTATGTACACGATTTACCATGGGAACAAAACGTGTAGGAAGGAGAGGCTGAAGAAGGAGGACTTCCACCCGATGGAGATCCCAGGAGACGCCACCCTGCTGGGTCAGGTGATCCTGGGGAGTTCCTCTGGTCCAGGACAGGGTCTGCTGGTCAACACCTGGTACGGAGAACACGTGACCCCCACGGGCG GTAAAGACAAGTGGATGACTACCTTTACTGAGTTTGGGTGCATACCAGTCAGCACCACATACTACACCGAGAAGACAGACTGGGTGTTGACAAC CTTTTTCAACATTGTGGTTGGGATCGATGACCCCCAAGAGTTCATTCCGCCGACGTTCTGTCAGAAAGCCCAACTGGACGAGACTGCGGAGGCAGCAGACTTCTACAGCCTATTTAAGAACATTAAAAACTAA
- the cskmt gene encoding citrate synthase-lysine N-methyltransferase CSKMT, mitochondrial isoform X2 encodes MDKKATWDRFYTENNSEAANFKNFEWFFGFDAIRDFVLPVLYSRPKSEASLRILDMGCGTSALGPSVYRESVWPVQVTCADISPVAVRLMRNHTKTKAVQPQNISSKLDFLELDCTHLHEHYVSESLDLILDKGTIDALLRSRDGGAKASQVLKQCLMALRNSGSLLQFSDEDPDSRMLWLEREAREPGLIAADVGVQEVGELRGVTYYCYQVSPRPAAQ; translated from the coding sequence ATGGACAAAAAAGCAACATGGGACCGGTTCTACACTGAAAACAACAGTGAGGCAGCCAACTTCAAGAATTTTGAGTGGTTCTTTGGGTTCGACGCCATCCGGGACTTCGTCCTGCCCGTGTTGTATTCCCGACCCAAGTCGGAGGCCTCACTACGTATCCTTGACATGGGCTGTGGTACCTCTGCCCTGGGACCCAGTGTGTATAGGGAGTCTGTCTGGCCAGTGCAGGTCACCTGTGCTGACATCTCCCCTGTTGCTGTGCGCCTCATGCGGAACCACACAAAAACCAAAGCCGTGCAGCCGCAGAACATTTCCTCCAAGCTGGACTTTTTAGAACTGGACTGCACTCACCTCCACGAGCACTACGTTTCTGAGAGCCTGGACCTAATTCTAGACAAAGGCACCATAGACGCCTTGCTCCGGTCCAGGGATGGGGGAGCCAAGGCCAGCCAGGTGCTGAAGCAGTGCCTAATGGCCCTGAGGAACTCAGGGTCTCTCCTCCAGTTCTCAGATGAGGACCCCGATTCCAGAATGTTGTGGCTAGAGAGAGAGGCTCGGGAACCGGGGCTGATTGCGGCCGACGTGGGTGTTCAGGAAGTGGGTGAGCTGAGGGGCGTCACGTATTACTGCTACCAAGTCAGTCCTCGTCCTGCTGCACAGTAG
- the cskmt gene encoding citrate synthase-lysine N-methyltransferase CSKMT, mitochondrial isoform X1, whose product MALILNMLTRSCGKLITTTRLRHHSSLTAELINNMDKKATWDRFYTENNSEAANFKNFEWFFGFDAIRDFVLPVLYSRPKSEASLRILDMGCGTSALGPSVYRESVWPVQVTCADISPVAVRLMRNHTKTKAVQPQNISSKLDFLELDCTHLHEHYVSESLDLILDKGTIDALLRSRDGGAKASQVLKQCLMALRNSGSLLQFSDEDPDSRMLWLEREAREPGLIAADVGVQEVGELRGVTYYCYQVSPRPAAQ is encoded by the exons ATGGCGCTGATTTTAAACATGTTGACAAGGAGTTGTGGAAAGTTAATCACGACTACACGTTTAAGGCACCACTCCAGTTTAACAG CTGAACTTATTAACAACATGGACAAAAAAGCAACATGGGACCGGTTCTACACTGAAAACAACAGTGAGGCAGCCAACTTCAAGAATTTTGAGTGGTTCTTTGGGTTCGACGCCATCCGGGACTTCGTCCTGCCCGTGTTGTATTCCCGACCCAAGTCGGAGGCCTCACTACGTATCCTTGACATGGGCTGTGGTACCTCTGCCCTGGGACCCAGTGTGTATAGGGAGTCTGTCTGGCCAGTGCAGGTCACCTGTGCTGACATCTCCCCTGTTGCTGTGCGCCTCATGCGGAACCACACAAAAACCAAAGCCGTGCAGCCGCAGAACATTTCCTCCAAGCTGGACTTTTTAGAACTGGACTGCACTCACCTCCACGAGCACTACGTTTCTGAGAGCCTGGACCTAATTCTAGACAAAGGCACCATAGACGCCTTGCTCCGGTCCAGGGATGGGGGAGCCAAGGCCAGCCAGGTGCTGAAGCAGTGCCTAATGGCCCTGAGGAACTCAGGGTCTCTCCTCCAGTTCTCAGATGAGGACCCCGATTCCAGAATGTTGTGGCTAGAGAGAGAGGCTCGGGAACCGGGGCTGATTGCGGCCGACGTGGGTGTTCAGGAAGTGGGTGAGCTGAGGGGCGTCACGTATTACTGCTACCAAGTCAGTCCTCGTCCTGCTGCACAGTAG
- the alpk1 gene encoding alpha-protein kinase 1 isoform X1: MDSQEVAAMLEDCHRAASAAGLAVAESTEEKLNVQKYRESLPGELNSLLQEAVEMRWPFVPEKWQYKQSVASQDKVNLSDFISRHLPQLLALLKVSILTGEPQWAVAVVFLVDRFLYWTDESSRLLKITKLLHRRYPGTPIAPQLIIRQARVYLNDGKLQKAEFILSSLINRSGTTGCWVYHSASDRTLIQAVSVQVRGQVLQKLGLWLEAAELIWASLVGYYALPQPDKKGIGTSLGILANILVSMNDQDFHVFQNNPDFDLRCFLGDSSHRLLSAAEAAKMSLVYSQYVRLYVLTSAVTQGTCLMSYSFSVECPTLEKRSFLLQAKEAFEIGLLTKTDSDMVTSKQELHSFLKAAYSLAVIHKWLGTPKETVDRARLLCRESLEKFYAYCQGDSTKRDALCTEIMSLITRVKNLLRVEPFLNSDQGSFIPDSYREVVEERVVRFTPDGFSRVMERFSQYHASVCEASEAGCRRKCEGPLSGLCITALGTTTEPYTEYATESAKSLKSTHKDDLHRDKASNAAILPSKSPLELEVLTTLGSTEDGQSFSSSKNEAKSLISSLGSSFEKVSLNSSGFFLVSSGNKDWRGQNEDDGKYLCGPDCPTEFSEDGLDSCSERKSMTGERNGLTQAGSHSSLRVAPSSSAHTGSGGEHFEMLDEQSLIETLETDGHGAVTHSGSGTSSFGSLGESFSSQSSSEKLPLYDRDGFRQRQAAVPQICSNGPAPVSEHRGCLSSVSPDAETEDGPESNFMGPDRKAAHQNGPPQLGPRGLIPEPCLSTELESSFEMIEKEVVNNNEPAEEKGQISHQRNPSCYTCLKHGIVGSVVPERQYVLTDQDYTALLAGMCHGCLLKRLQSDRKFKLGKQKSAYSALLLKYSRAAGLWVARETYVYIGEPIGKKGQQRTALWVQFLHQEERLSSYVGKEYLEPKGIQFHLNDVERQMTAQYYVTEFNKRLYKEKVTAQIFFIPSEVLLIMEGDEVVDCVTVEPYMLGDFVKLTNNTTKVDKRFKAWEYGVAFGHFTYQFSGCEEVVVDLQGWVTANGKGLTYLTDPQIHSLRTPKGSTNFAERGIWYFLKDQHGSNCNDICNLLSLDKLQ, from the exons ATGGACAGTCAGGAGGTGGCAGCCATGTTGGAGGATTGTCACAGGGCCGCTTCTGCAGCTGGGCTGGCAGTGGCCGAGTCCACAGAAGAAAAGCTCAACGTCCAGAAGTACAGAG AGTCCCTGCCTGGGGAGCTGAACAGTCTATTGCAGGAAGCAGTGGAAATGCGCTGGCCCTTTGTACCAGAGAAATGGCAGTACAAGCAGTCAGTCGCCTCCCAGGACAAAGTCAACCTGAGTGACTTCATCAGTCGGCATCTACCGCAGCTACTG GCACTGCTGAAGGTGTCCATCTTGACTGGGGAGCCCCAGTGGGCGGTGGCTGTGGTCTTCCTGGTGGATCGGTTCCTTTACTGGACGGACGAGTCGAGCCGGCTGCTGAAGATCACCAAGCTCCTGCACAGGCGCTACCCGGGAACGCCCATCGCCCCCCAGCTGATCATACGACAGGCCAGGGTCTACCTCAACGACG GAAAACTGCAGAAGGCGGAGTTCATACTGAGCAGTCTCATCAACCGCAGCGGAACAACAG GTTGCTGGGTTTATCACTCGGCCAGTGACCGGACCCTCATACAGGCGGTCAGTGTGCAGGTGCGTGGACAGGTTCTACAGAAACTGG GACTGTGGCTGGAGGCCGCTGAGCTGATCTGGGCCTCTCTGGTTGGCTATTATGCTCTGCCCCAGCCTGATAAAAAG GGCATTGGAACATCCCTCGGTATTCTGGCCAACATTTTGGTGTCTATGAACGATCAAGACTTCCATGTGTTCCAGAACAATCCAGACTTCGACTTG CGGTGTTTCCTTGGTGACAGCAGCCATCGTCTCCTCTCAGCAGCTGAGGCAGCTAAGATGTCACTGGTCTACAGCCAGTACGTCAGGCTTTATGTATTGACCAGCGCC GTCACACAGGGAACCTGTTTGATGTCCTACAGTTTCTCAGTGGAATGTCCCACCTTGGAAAAGCGCTCCTTcctcctccaggctaaagaggccTTTGAGATTGGCCTGCTCACCAAAACAGACAGCGACATGGTCACTAGCAAACAGGAGCTCCACAGCTTCCTCAAGGCGGCCTACTCCCTGGCTGTCATTCACAAGTGGCTGGGTACCCCCAAGGAGACAGTGGACCGGGCCAGATTGTTATGCAGGGAGTCTTTGGAGAAGTTCTATGCCTACTGCCAGGGAGACAGCACTAAGAGAGACGCACTGTGCACTGAAATTATGAGTCTGATAACCCGGGTAAAGAATCTACTACGGGTCGAACCATTCCTGAACTCGGACCAGGGGTCTTTCATCCCAGATAGCTACAGAGAagtggtggaggagagagtggTGCGGTTCACTCCAGATGGTTTCTCCCGGGTGATGGAGAGGTTCAGCCAGTATCACGCCTCAGTGTGTGAGGCCTCTGAGGCGGGCTGTAGGAGGAAGTGTGAGGGGCCTCTTTCAGGTCTGTGTATAACAGCCCTGGGGACCACAACAGAGCCTTACACGGAGTATGCCACAGAGAGCGCCAAGTCCTTAAAATCCACACATAAAGACGATTTACACCGAGACAAAGCATCGAATGCTGCTATTCTGCCTTCAAAGTCCCCTCTGGAGCTGGAGGTCCTTACAACACTGGGTAGCACTGAGGATGGACAAAGCTTTAGCTCGAGCAAAAACGAGGCCAAATCACTGATTAGCAGCCTCGGATCCTCATTTGAAAAAGTGTCCCTGAACAGCTCGGGGTTTTTTCTTGTCAGCAGTGGCAACAAAGATTGGCGTGGTCAGAATGAGGACGACGGGAAGTATCTGTGTGGTCCAGACTGTCCCACCGAGTTCAGCGAAGATGGGTTGGACAGTTGCTCGGAACGTAAAAGCATGACCGGGGAAAGAAATGGTCTCACTCAGGCTGGGTCACACTCTTCCCTGCGGGTCGCCCCCTCTTCCTCCGCCCACACAGGAAGTGGCGGCGAGCACTTCGAGATGCTGGACGAGCAGAGCCTGATCGAGACCTTGGAGACGGACGGACACGGCGCAGTGACACATTCGGGGTCGGGGACTTCTTCCTTCGGCTCCCTCGGCGAAAGCTTCAGCTCCCAGTCGTCATCGGAGAAACTGCCTCTGTACGACAGAGACGGTTTCAGGCAGAGACAGGCAGCGGTGCCGCAAATATGTTCTAATGGCCCGGCTCCAGTGAGTGAACACAGGGGATGTCTCTCCTCCGTCTCCCCCGATGCGGAGACAGAAGATGGCCCCGAATCTAACTTTATGGGGCCTGACCGCAAAGCAGCCCATCAAAACGGACCACCACAGCTGGGACCCAGGGGCCTCATCCCAGAGCCGTGTCTCTCCACAGAACTAGAAAGCTCATTTGAGATGATAGAGAAAGAGGTGGTCAACAATAATGAACCAGCTGAAGAAAAGGGGCAGATTTCTCATCAACGTAACCCATCGTGCTACACCTGTTTAAAGCACGGCATCGTGGGTAGTGTAGTGCCTGAGCGACAGTACGTATTAACAGACCAGGACTACACTGCCCTCCTGGCTGGAATGTGTCATGGCTGTCTGTTAAAGAGACTTCAGAGTGACAGGAAATTCAAGCTTGGGAAGCAGAAAAGCGCCTACA GTGCTCTCCTGCTGAAGTACTCCAGGGCCGCTGGGCTGTGGGTCGCCAGGGAGACGTATGTCTACATCGGGGAGCCAATAGGGAAAAAGGGCCAACAGAGAACGGCATTATGGGTACAGTTTCTACaccaggaggagaggctgaGCAG TTATGTAGGGAAGGAGTACTTAGAACCCAAGGGTATCCAGTTCCATCTGAATGACGTGGAGAGACAGATGACAGCCCAGTACTATGTGACCGAGTTCAACAAGAGACTCTACAAGGAGAAAGTCACCGCTCAGATCTTCTTCATTCCGTCGGAGGTGTTGCTG ATCATGGAGGGGGATGAGGTGGTGGACTGTGTTACAGTGGAGCCTTACATGTTGGGGGACTTTGTCAAACTCACCAACAACACTACGAAGGTGGACAAGCGTTTCAAGGCCTGGGAATATGGCGTAGCCTTCGGACACTTCACCTACCAGTTCTCTGGCTGCGAGGAGGTTGTCGTGGACctgcaag GTTGGGTGACTGCCAATGGGAAGGGTCTGACGTACCTAACAGACCCCCAGATCCACTCTCTCAGGACCCCGAAGGGTTCCACTAATTTTGctgagagggggatctggtatttccTGAAGGACCAGCATGGATCAAATTGCAATGATATATGTAACCTACTGTCACTGGACAAACTGCAGTAA
- the alpk1 gene encoding alpha-protein kinase 1 isoform X2 has translation MALLKVSILTGEPQWAVAVVFLVDRFLYWTDESSRLLKITKLLHRRYPGTPIAPQLIIRQARVYLNDGKLQKAEFILSSLINRSGTTGCWVYHSASDRTLIQAVSVQVRGQVLQKLGLWLEAAELIWASLVGYYALPQPDKKGIGTSLGILANILVSMNDQDFHVFQNNPDFDLRCFLGDSSHRLLSAAEAAKMSLVYSQYVRLYVLTSAVTQGTCLMSYSFSVECPTLEKRSFLLQAKEAFEIGLLTKTDSDMVTSKQELHSFLKAAYSLAVIHKWLGTPKETVDRARLLCRESLEKFYAYCQGDSTKRDALCTEIMSLITRVKNLLRVEPFLNSDQGSFIPDSYREVVEERVVRFTPDGFSRVMERFSQYHASVCEASEAGCRRKCEGPLSGLCITALGTTTEPYTEYATESAKSLKSTHKDDLHRDKASNAAILPSKSPLELEVLTTLGSTEDGQSFSSSKNEAKSLISSLGSSFEKVSLNSSGFFLVSSGNKDWRGQNEDDGKYLCGPDCPTEFSEDGLDSCSERKSMTGERNGLTQAGSHSSLRVAPSSSAHTGSGGEHFEMLDEQSLIETLETDGHGAVTHSGSGTSSFGSLGESFSSQSSSEKLPLYDRDGFRQRQAAVPQICSNGPAPVSEHRGCLSSVSPDAETEDGPESNFMGPDRKAAHQNGPPQLGPRGLIPEPCLSTELESSFEMIEKEVVNNNEPAEEKGQISHQRNPSCYTCLKHGIVGSVVPERQYVLTDQDYTALLAGMCHGCLLKRLQSDRKFKLGKQKSAYSALLLKYSRAAGLWVARETYVYIGEPIGKKGQQRTALWVQFLHQEERLSSYVGKEYLEPKGIQFHLNDVERQMTAQYYVTEFNKRLYKEKVTAQIFFIPSEVLLIMEGDEVVDCVTVEPYMLGDFVKLTNNTTKVDKRFKAWEYGVAFGHFTYQFSGCEEVVVDLQGWVTANGKGLTYLTDPQIHSLRTPKGSTNFAERGIWYFLKDQHGSNCNDICNLLSLDKLQ, from the exons ATG GCACTGCTGAAGGTGTCCATCTTGACTGGGGAGCCCCAGTGGGCGGTGGCTGTGGTCTTCCTGGTGGATCGGTTCCTTTACTGGACGGACGAGTCGAGCCGGCTGCTGAAGATCACCAAGCTCCTGCACAGGCGCTACCCGGGAACGCCCATCGCCCCCCAGCTGATCATACGACAGGCCAGGGTCTACCTCAACGACG GAAAACTGCAGAAGGCGGAGTTCATACTGAGCAGTCTCATCAACCGCAGCGGAACAACAG GTTGCTGGGTTTATCACTCGGCCAGTGACCGGACCCTCATACAGGCGGTCAGTGTGCAGGTGCGTGGACAGGTTCTACAGAAACTGG GACTGTGGCTGGAGGCCGCTGAGCTGATCTGGGCCTCTCTGGTTGGCTATTATGCTCTGCCCCAGCCTGATAAAAAG GGCATTGGAACATCCCTCGGTATTCTGGCCAACATTTTGGTGTCTATGAACGATCAAGACTTCCATGTGTTCCAGAACAATCCAGACTTCGACTTG CGGTGTTTCCTTGGTGACAGCAGCCATCGTCTCCTCTCAGCAGCTGAGGCAGCTAAGATGTCACTGGTCTACAGCCAGTACGTCAGGCTTTATGTATTGACCAGCGCC GTCACACAGGGAACCTGTTTGATGTCCTACAGTTTCTCAGTGGAATGTCCCACCTTGGAAAAGCGCTCCTTcctcctccaggctaaagaggccTTTGAGATTGGCCTGCTCACCAAAACAGACAGCGACATGGTCACTAGCAAACAGGAGCTCCACAGCTTCCTCAAGGCGGCCTACTCCCTGGCTGTCATTCACAAGTGGCTGGGTACCCCCAAGGAGACAGTGGACCGGGCCAGATTGTTATGCAGGGAGTCTTTGGAGAAGTTCTATGCCTACTGCCAGGGAGACAGCACTAAGAGAGACGCACTGTGCACTGAAATTATGAGTCTGATAACCCGGGTAAAGAATCTACTACGGGTCGAACCATTCCTGAACTCGGACCAGGGGTCTTTCATCCCAGATAGCTACAGAGAagtggtggaggagagagtggTGCGGTTCACTCCAGATGGTTTCTCCCGGGTGATGGAGAGGTTCAGCCAGTATCACGCCTCAGTGTGTGAGGCCTCTGAGGCGGGCTGTAGGAGGAAGTGTGAGGGGCCTCTTTCAGGTCTGTGTATAACAGCCCTGGGGACCACAACAGAGCCTTACACGGAGTATGCCACAGAGAGCGCCAAGTCCTTAAAATCCACACATAAAGACGATTTACACCGAGACAAAGCATCGAATGCTGCTATTCTGCCTTCAAAGTCCCCTCTGGAGCTGGAGGTCCTTACAACACTGGGTAGCACTGAGGATGGACAAAGCTTTAGCTCGAGCAAAAACGAGGCCAAATCACTGATTAGCAGCCTCGGATCCTCATTTGAAAAAGTGTCCCTGAACAGCTCGGGGTTTTTTCTTGTCAGCAGTGGCAACAAAGATTGGCGTGGTCAGAATGAGGACGACGGGAAGTATCTGTGTGGTCCAGACTGTCCCACCGAGTTCAGCGAAGATGGGTTGGACAGTTGCTCGGAACGTAAAAGCATGACCGGGGAAAGAAATGGTCTCACTCAGGCTGGGTCACACTCTTCCCTGCGGGTCGCCCCCTCTTCCTCCGCCCACACAGGAAGTGGCGGCGAGCACTTCGAGATGCTGGACGAGCAGAGCCTGATCGAGACCTTGGAGACGGACGGACACGGCGCAGTGACACATTCGGGGTCGGGGACTTCTTCCTTCGGCTCCCTCGGCGAAAGCTTCAGCTCCCAGTCGTCATCGGAGAAACTGCCTCTGTACGACAGAGACGGTTTCAGGCAGAGACAGGCAGCGGTGCCGCAAATATGTTCTAATGGCCCGGCTCCAGTGAGTGAACACAGGGGATGTCTCTCCTCCGTCTCCCCCGATGCGGAGACAGAAGATGGCCCCGAATCTAACTTTATGGGGCCTGACCGCAAAGCAGCCCATCAAAACGGACCACCACAGCTGGGACCCAGGGGCCTCATCCCAGAGCCGTGTCTCTCCACAGAACTAGAAAGCTCATTTGAGATGATAGAGAAAGAGGTGGTCAACAATAATGAACCAGCTGAAGAAAAGGGGCAGATTTCTCATCAACGTAACCCATCGTGCTACACCTGTTTAAAGCACGGCATCGTGGGTAGTGTAGTGCCTGAGCGACAGTACGTATTAACAGACCAGGACTACACTGCCCTCCTGGCTGGAATGTGTCATGGCTGTCTGTTAAAGAGACTTCAGAGTGACAGGAAATTCAAGCTTGGGAAGCAGAAAAGCGCCTACA GTGCTCTCCTGCTGAAGTACTCCAGGGCCGCTGGGCTGTGGGTCGCCAGGGAGACGTATGTCTACATCGGGGAGCCAATAGGGAAAAAGGGCCAACAGAGAACGGCATTATGGGTACAGTTTCTACaccaggaggagaggctgaGCAG TTATGTAGGGAAGGAGTACTTAGAACCCAAGGGTATCCAGTTCCATCTGAATGACGTGGAGAGACAGATGACAGCCCAGTACTATGTGACCGAGTTCAACAAGAGACTCTACAAGGAGAAAGTCACCGCTCAGATCTTCTTCATTCCGTCGGAGGTGTTGCTG ATCATGGAGGGGGATGAGGTGGTGGACTGTGTTACAGTGGAGCCTTACATGTTGGGGGACTTTGTCAAACTCACCAACAACACTACGAAGGTGGACAAGCGTTTCAAGGCCTGGGAATATGGCGTAGCCTTCGGACACTTCACCTACCAGTTCTCTGGCTGCGAGGAGGTTGTCGTGGACctgcaag GTTGGGTGACTGCCAATGGGAAGGGTCTGACGTACCTAACAGACCCCCAGATCCACTCTCTCAGGACCCCGAAGGGTTCCACTAATTTTGctgagagggggatctggtatttccTGAAGGACCAGCATGGATCAAATTGCAATGATATATGTAACCTACTGTCACTGGACAAACTGCAGTAA
- the LOC105020702 gene encoding ependymin-like isoform X1 has product MNKKVHAFAKYTYDAMGQRIRFKEMGTYENKTFGIDALLLFRKGIMYKIHHRNKTCKKERLTREHFHPMEIPRDATLLGQVVLGSSSGPGQGLLVNTWHGEHKTRTGGMRKYLSTFTEFGCIPVTFTHHTNRTGWVMTTFFNIVIGIQNPEEFIPPKFCKGAELDETEEEADFYSVFNHVEN; this is encoded by the exons ATGAATAAGAAGGTTCACGCCTTTGCCAAATACACCTATGACGCAATGGGCCAGCGTATTCGCTTCAAGGAGATGGGCACCTATGAGAACAAGACATTTGGCATTGATGCCCTTCTGCTCTTCAGAAAG GGTATCATGTACAAGATTCACCACAGGAACAAAACGTGTAAGAAGGAGAGACTGACAAGGGAGCACTTCCACCCCATGGAGATCCCCCGAGATGCCACTCTGCTGGGCCAGGTAGTCTTGGGGAGTTCCTCTGGTCCTGGACAGGGTCTGCTGGTCAACACCTGGCATGGAGAACATAAAACCCGAACTGGTG GTATGAGGAAGTATTTGAGTACGTTTACTGAGTTTGGATGCATACCTGTCACCTTTACACACCACACCAACAGGACTGGCTGGGTGATGACCAC CTTTTTCAACATTGTCATTGGGATCCAAAACCCAGAAGAGTTCATCCCTCCAAAGTTCTGCAAGGGCGCTGAACTGGACGAGACTGAGGAGGAAGCAGACTTCTACAGCGTCTTTAATCATGTTGAGAACTGA
- the LOC105020702 gene encoding ependymin-like precursor yields MRTLVLLVFCLAVGCLSQAPRPCRSPPLLTGSLAVMNKKVHAFAKYTYDAMGQRIRFKEMGTYENKTFGIDALLLFRKGIMYKIHHRNKTCKKERLTREHFHPMEIPRDATLLGQVVLGSSSGPGQGLLVNTWHGEHKTRTGGMRKYLSTFTEFGCIPVTFTHHTNRTGWVMTTFFNIVIGIQNPEEFIPPKFCKGAELDETEEEADFYSVFNHVEN; encoded by the exons ATGAGGACCTTGGTGTTGTTGGTGTTCTGTCTGGCAGTAGGATGCCTTTCTCAGGCTCCTCGTCCCTGTA GGTCTCCACCTCTTCTGACTGGATCCCTCGCTGTG ATGAATAAGAAGGTTCACGCCTTTGCCAAATACACCTATGACGCAATGGGCCAGCGTATTCGCTTCAAGGAGATGGGCACCTATGAGAACAAGACATTTGGCATTGATGCCCTTCTGCTCTTCAGAAAG GGTATCATGTACAAGATTCACCACAGGAACAAAACGTGTAAGAAGGAGAGACTGACAAGGGAGCACTTCCACCCCATGGAGATCCCCCGAGATGCCACTCTGCTGGGCCAGGTAGTCTTGGGGAGTTCCTCTGGTCCTGGACAGGGTCTGCTGGTCAACACCTGGCATGGAGAACATAAAACCCGAACTGGTG GTATGAGGAAGTATTTGAGTACGTTTACTGAGTTTGGATGCATACCTGTCACCTTTACACACCACACCAACAGGACTGGCTGGGTGATGACCAC CTTTTTCAACATTGTCATTGGGATCCAAAACCCAGAAGAGTTCATCCCTCCAAAGTTCTGCAAGGGCGCTGAACTGGACGAGACTGAGGAGGAAGCAGACTTCTACAGCGTCTTTAATCATGTTGAGAACTGA
- the otub1b gene encoding ubiquitin thioesterase OTUB1 (The RefSeq protein has 1 substitution compared to this genomic sequence), which produces MAEEQQQQEETTQGEMEAGGVNCLAYDEAIIAQQDRIQQEIATKIPLVSDRQELSVLQKEYAAEDTIYQLKIKDLHKKYSYIRKTRPDGNCFYRAFGFSHLESLLEDTKELQRFKAVAAKSKLDLVNQGFTEFTIEDFHNTFMDLLELCEKQPGLSELLGSFRDQSVSDYIVVYLRLLTSGYLQREHGFFQHFIEGGRSVKEFCQQEVEPMSKESDHIHIIALAQALNVSILVEYMDRGEGGTVNHHVFPEGSEPRVFLLYRPGHYDTLYK; this is translated from the exons ATGGCCGaggagcagcagcagcaggaggaaacaacacagggagagatggagg CTGGAGGAGTTAACTGTCTCGCTTATGATGAGGCCATTATCGCTCAGCAGGACAGAATTCAGCAGGAG ATTGCAACTAAGATCCCTTTagtgtcagacagacaggagttgTCAGTGTTGCAGAAAGAATATGCTGCAGAAGACACCATTTATCAGCTTAAGATCAAG gATTTACACAAAAAATACTCGTATATTCGTAAGACGCGGCCCGATGGGAACTGTTTCTACAGAGCTTTTGGCTTTTCACATCTTGAATCACTGCTAGAAGACACCAAAGAGCTGCAGAG GTTCAAGGCGGTGGCAGCTAAAAGCAAACTGGACCTGGTGAATCAGGGTTTCACAGAGTTCACCATTGAAGACTTCCACAATACT TTCATGGACCTTCTGGAGTTGTGTGAGAAGCAGCCTGGCCTCAGTGAGCTGCTGGGCTCCTTCAGGGACCAGAGCGTGTCAGACTACATTGTGGTGTACCTACGGCTACTCACTTCAGGCTACCTGCAGAGGGAGCACGGCTTTTTCCAGCACTTCATTGAGGGGGGACGCTCCGTCAAGGAGTTTTGCCAGCAG GAGGTGGAGCCCATGTCTAAAGAAAGCGACCATATCCACATAATCGCCTTGGCCCAGGCCCTGAATGTGTCCATCCTAGTGGAGTACATGGACCGAGGGGAGGGGGGCACTGTCAACCACCACGTCTTCCCTGAAGGCAGTGAGCCTCGTGTCTTCCTCCTCTACCGACCCGGCCACTACGACATCTTGTACAAATAA